Proteins encoded together in one Alteribacter keqinensis window:
- the pilM gene encoding type IV pilus biogenesis protein PilM, which yields MLKIKKQTWTAVTIKDHVIRYVRGKNESLESVSDFGERYLPKGVVENGRIKEWDTLVTIFQECVDTWNLKKQKVVFTVPDSLFVIREHSVDSTVKDEETTGHLYMELGEKLHLPFEEPAFDWAERDADEKKRHLLLVAAPEDTVAEYTKLFEACKVKPLAADVAPLAFYRFYEGARYGGPEEHLLTVHAFPSHVLVTVFNKDTPVVTRHMEWELDSQQWRVETIEDELIYEWTGSEEEIIFSWQDVLTDIRKLRNYYESSYHKGEKSLTKVCIGGDHPYLSRFEEDMSLQFDIPVHRYDRTNLRVSNSDTNIPERYHETVGLLLKKEV from the coding sequence ATGCTGAAAATAAAAAAACAGACGTGGACTGCCGTGACGATTAAAGATCACGTCATCCGCTACGTCCGCGGCAAGAATGAATCACTTGAAAGCGTGTCCGACTTCGGGGAACGCTACCTTCCCAAAGGCGTTGTGGAAAACGGCCGGATCAAGGAATGGGACACCCTGGTTACGATCTTTCAGGAATGCGTGGACACCTGGAACCTGAAGAAGCAGAAAGTCGTTTTTACCGTCCCGGACTCCCTGTTCGTCATCCGAGAGCACAGTGTGGACAGTACAGTGAAAGACGAAGAAACGACCGGTCACCTGTATATGGAGCTCGGCGAAAAGCTTCATCTCCCATTTGAAGAACCTGCCTTTGACTGGGCAGAGCGTGACGCGGATGAAAAAAAACGGCATCTCCTTTTAGTGGCAGCTCCGGAAGATACGGTCGCCGAGTATACGAAACTTTTTGAAGCATGCAAGGTGAAGCCCCTGGCCGCAGATGTAGCGCCATTAGCTTTTTACCGGTTTTACGAAGGAGCGCGCTACGGCGGGCCAGAAGAGCATCTTCTTACAGTTCACGCTTTTCCGAGCCACGTCCTTGTGACGGTATTCAATAAAGACACGCCGGTCGTGACCCGCCATATGGAGTGGGAGCTTGACAGCCAGCAGTGGCGCGTGGAAACGATTGAAGACGAACTGATTTACGAATGGACCGGAAGCGAAGAAGAAATCATTTTTTCGTGGCAGGATGTGCTTACCGATATCCGAAAACTCAGAAACTATTACGAATCCTCCTACCATAAAGGAGAAAAAAGTCTCACAAAAGTGTGTATCGGCGGGGATCACCCGTACCTTTCCCGCTTTGAAGAAGACATGAGTCTTCAGTTTGACATCCCCGTCCACCGCTATGACCGGACCAATCTCAGAGTCTCAAATTCCGATACAAATATTCCTGAACGTTATCATGAAACGGTAGGGCTGTTGTTGAAAAAAGAGGTGTAG
- a CDS encoding prepilin-type N-terminal cleavage/methylation domain-containing protein — MNKYKLKLRKMMRNEKGLTLVELLAVIVILGIIAAIAIPAIGGIIDNSKKDAHIANAETLANAARLYVTSNPGTGEITAEKLSSEGYIESVPKNPDGGSYSQAKVVIGESDGNITYTITLGTVIVNENIEEIREKGRGIITQPAN; from the coding sequence GTGAACAAGTACAAACTGAAATTGCGTAAAATGATGAGGAACGAAAAAGGATTAACGTTGGTAGAGCTGCTTGCAGTAATCGTTATTTTGGGGATCATCGCAGCGATTGCAATTCCGGCGATTGGCGGGATTATTGATAACTCGAAGAAGGATGCGCATATTGCGAATGCAGAAACTTTAGCAAATGCTGCAAGATTATATGTCACTAGTAATCCCGGGACAGGTGAGATTACTGCGGAGAAACTAAGTAGTGAGGGATATATAGAGTCAGTACCTAAAAACCCCGACGGTGGGTCTTATAGTCAAGCTAAGGTTGTAATTGGTGAATCCGATGGCAATATTACCTATACAATTACTCTTGGAACTGTCATTGTTAATGAAAACATTGAAGAAATACGCGAAAAAGGAAGAGGAATTATTACTCAACCAGCAAATTGA
- the aspA gene encoding aspartate ammonia-lyase: MTEHTRVERDLMGEKEIPADAYYGIQTVRAKENFPITGYPPHVELIRAFGFVKKAAARANSHVGVLNKDIAGAIMNAAQEVIDGKLNDHFIVDSIQGGAGTSFNMNANEVIANRAIELLGGKKGEYIKVSPNTHVNMAQSTNDTFPTAIHIACLNLSQGLITALNELIETLKSKEQEFDNVIKMGRTHLQDAVPIRLGQEFGSYRRMLSRDLKRIQNSVDHLYEINMGATAVGTGLNAMPEYITKVTEYLAEDMNMPFHSAEDLVDATQNTDAYTQLSGAMKILAINMSKIANDLRLMSSGPRTGFNEINLPPRQAGSSIMPGKVNPVMCEVINQISFQVIGNDHTISLASEAGQLELNVMEPVLVFNLLQSFSILQNGISVFREYAVEGITANVERCREMVETSVGIITAINPHVGYETAARIAKEAITTNMSVREICIERGILTREELDKILDPKEMTKPGIAASELLFGE; the protein is encoded by the coding sequence ATGACAGAACATACAAGAGTTGAACGCGATTTGATGGGAGAAAAGGAAATTCCCGCTGACGCATATTACGGCATCCAGACGGTCCGGGCAAAGGAGAACTTCCCGATTACAGGCTACCCGCCACACGTGGAATTAATCCGTGCCTTTGGGTTTGTAAAAAAAGCAGCTGCACGGGCAAACAGTCACGTGGGCGTTTTAAACAAAGATATTGCCGGAGCAATTATGAACGCCGCACAGGAAGTGATCGACGGAAAGCTGAACGATCACTTTATCGTAGACAGTATTCAGGGAGGCGCCGGCACATCATTTAACATGAATGCCAACGAAGTGATCGCCAACCGTGCCATCGAGCTGCTCGGCGGTAAAAAAGGCGAATACATAAAGGTGAGTCCGAATACCCACGTAAATATGGCTCAGTCCACAAACGATACATTCCCGACAGCGATTCACATTGCCTGTCTGAACTTAAGCCAAGGGCTGATTACAGCGCTGAATGAACTCATTGAAACACTCAAATCAAAGGAGCAGGAATTTGATAATGTCATCAAAATGGGCCGGACCCACCTTCAGGATGCGGTGCCGATCCGTCTCGGGCAGGAATTCGGTTCCTACCGCCGTATGCTGAGCAGGGACTTAAAACGGATTCAGAACTCCGTTGACCACCTTTATGAAATCAACATGGGTGCAACGGCGGTAGGGACAGGCCTGAACGCTATGCCAGAGTATATTACAAAGGTGACGGAGTACCTGGCTGAAGACATGAATATGCCGTTTCACAGTGCCGAGGATCTTGTGGATGCCACGCAGAACACGGACGCGTATACCCAGCTGTCTGGTGCCATGAAAATCCTTGCGATTAACATGTCCAAGATTGCCAACGACCTTCGCCTCATGAGCTCGGGTCCGCGCACGGGTTTTAACGAAATTAATCTGCCGCCGCGCCAGGCCGGTTCATCGATCATGCCGGGGAAAGTAAACCCGGTAATGTGTGAAGTGATCAACCAGATCTCCTTCCAGGTGATCGGTAACGACCATACGATCAGCCTTGCGTCGGAAGCAGGACAGCTTGAACTGAATGTCATGGAGCCGGTTCTTGTATTCAACCTTCTTCAGTCATTTTCAATTCTGCAAAACGGCATCAGTGTGTTCCGTGAATATGCAGTGGAAGGAATCACTGCGAACGTGGAGCGCTGCCGTGAAATGGTGGAAACGAGCGTAGGGATTATCACCGCTATCAACCCGCACGTGGGTTATGAAACAGCAGCCCGTATTGCCAAAGAAGCGATCACAACGAACATGAGTGTCCGGGAAATCTGCATCGAGCGGGGCATTCTTACAAGAGAAGAGCTCGATAAGATTCTCGATCCAAAAGAAATGACCAAACCAGGCATCGCCGCCTCCGAACTCCTATTCGGGGAATAA
- a CDS encoding prepilin peptidase, with protein sequence MEILISVYVFLFGLIFGSFFNVVGMRMPNKESIIKPRSRCPECGHTLSAWELIPVVSYIFLRGKCKDCSKRVSPLYPLMETATGGLFLLSYLHWGFSFELIVSLLFVSMLVIITVSDLTSYLILNKVLMFFFIPLLLLRLTVADLYPWWIPIVGMLTGFGILFALAVLSRGGMGGGDVKLYAVIGVVLGFPGVLMSIFFASLIGAVIGIFGVLFKGMNRKSSIPFGPSIALGSIIVYFYGIQIWNWYMKIF encoded by the coding sequence TTGGAGATCCTCATTAGTGTTTATGTGTTTTTATTCGGATTGATTTTCGGCTCTTTTTTTAACGTAGTAGGAATGAGGATGCCGAACAAGGAATCCATCATCAAGCCACGGTCACGCTGCCCGGAATGCGGGCACACCCTGTCTGCCTGGGAGCTGATTCCCGTTGTGTCCTACATCTTTCTCCGGGGAAAGTGCAAAGACTGCAGCAAGAGAGTATCACCTCTTTATCCCCTGATGGAAACAGCCACCGGCGGACTGTTTCTGTTAAGCTATCTCCACTGGGGATTCAGCTTTGAGCTGATTGTAAGTCTTCTGTTTGTTTCCATGCTGGTCATCATCACAGTGAGTGATTTAACGAGCTACCTGATCCTCAACAAGGTGCTCATGTTTTTCTTTATCCCTCTCTTGCTCCTCAGACTCACCGTGGCAGACCTGTATCCATGGTGGATCCCGATCGTAGGGATGCTTACGGGGTTTGGGATTCTCTTTGCCCTTGCCGTTTTATCCAGAGGAGGAATGGGGGGGGGAGATGTGAAGCTGTATGCCGTCATCGGCGTCGTGCTCGGTTTTCCAGGTGTATTAATGAGTATCTTTTTTGCTTCTCTGATCGGTGCCGTCATCGGCATTTTCGGGGTCCTGTTCAAAGGGATGAACCGGAAATCATCGATCCCCTTCGGACCATCGATCGCCCTTGGTTCGATCATCGTTTATTTTTACGGAATACAAATCTGGAACTGGTATATGAAGATCTTTTAA
- a CDS encoding Maf family protein: MTRLILASQSPRRKKLLEQAGIPFHTISSQVEEKTDPTLSPEELVVSLAMQKAEAVFKKNPENVVLGSDTVVSIDGRVLGKPSDKKEARDMLRMLSGRTHEVFTGVAVLSGDKTRTVCEKASVQFYDLSDEEIDGYIKSGEPFDKAGSYGIQGLGAVLVERISGDYFAIVGLPLAKTIRVLREFDIVGDWQA; this comes from the coding sequence ATGACCCGATTGATACTCGCCTCACAATCACCTCGCCGGAAGAAACTGCTCGAGCAGGCAGGCATCCCCTTCCACACTATTTCCAGTCAAGTAGAAGAAAAGACAGATCCAACTTTATCTCCGGAAGAGCTCGTCGTTTCTTTGGCGATGCAAAAAGCCGAAGCGGTGTTTAAGAAGAACCCGGAAAACGTCGTTCTTGGTTCGGACACGGTTGTGTCCATTGACGGGCGCGTTCTTGGAAAGCCTTCAGACAAAAAGGAAGCCCGGGACATGCTTCGTATGCTTTCAGGGCGCACCCACGAAGTATTCACCGGAGTGGCAGTTCTCTCCGGAGATAAGACCCGTACCGTTTGCGAAAAAGCGAGCGTGCAGTTTTATGACCTCTCAGATGAAGAAATCGACGGCTACATTAAGAGCGGCGAACCTTTTGATAAAGCGGGAAGCTACGGAATTCAGGGCCTTGGCGCTGTCCTGGTTGAACGCATATCAGGAGATTACTTTGCCATCGTAGGGCTGCCTCTGGCGAAAACGATCCGCGTGTTAAGAGAGTTTGACATTGTGGGTGACTGGCAAGCGTAA
- a CDS encoding PilN domain-containing protein, with amino-acid sequence MPVEINLLPKKEQKDRSLLYVIGGFFLACFLAAAVFAILGSNVEQDIAEAETILTENKIASAEIEQEIHNLSNADQAQLSLWIEKLEGKTTPASAVLHEVVTRMPPEGYLVEYDYGFPFDVYIEAAFYEMRDLAYYHQSLEESALISQVTLHRIDGEDMTGEDEEEEEETTFFTQPAQSEVYLPHYTAAMMITINPDAVRAHGEDAESDEPTGDEPGPPGREEDDTDVNIDMDLELDLEIDTNDEGNQTVDDEEIDNGEIDLDLEFETDETGGGDQ; translated from the coding sequence ATGCCAGTTGAAATTAATTTACTGCCTAAAAAAGAACAAAAAGACCGCTCTCTTCTTTATGTAATCGGAGGATTTTTTCTCGCATGCTTCCTGGCCGCGGCCGTGTTTGCCATACTCGGGTCGAATGTGGAGCAAGACATTGCCGAAGCAGAGACGATTCTGACAGAAAACAAAATTGCTTCAGCGGAAATCGAACAGGAAATACATAACCTGTCCAATGCGGATCAGGCACAGCTCAGTCTTTGGATTGAAAAACTTGAAGGAAAAACGACACCGGCGTCTGCCGTCCTTCACGAAGTGGTCACCCGGATGCCCCCTGAAGGGTACCTTGTGGAATATGACTACGGCTTTCCTTTTGATGTGTATATCGAAGCCGCGTTTTATGAGATGCGTGATTTAGCCTATTACCATCAGTCACTTGAAGAGTCAGCCCTCATTTCACAGGTGACCCTTCACCGGATCGACGGAGAAGACATGACCGGAGAGGACGAGGAAGAGGAAGAAGAAACAACATTCTTTACCCAGCCGGCCCAGTCCGAGGTTTATCTTCCCCACTACACGGCGGCCATGATGATCACCATCAACCCTGACGCTGTTCGTGCCCACGGTGAGGACGCTGAATCTGATGAACCGACGGGAGATGAACCCGGCCCTCCTGGAAGAGAAGAGGATGACACCGACGTGAATATCGATATGGATCTTGAGCTGGATCTCGAAATCGACACAAATGATGAAGGGAATCAGACTGTGGACGACGAAGAGATAGACAACGGAGAAATCGACCTTGACCTTGAATTTGAAACAGATGAAACAGGAGGCGGTGATCAATGA
- the mreC gene encoding rod shape-determining protein MreC, protein MAPFFSNKRLIALLVCIIVLVALIGYSMSERRSASLPEQLLNDSIGWVQSAFSRPAHGVAGFFESINDMRTIYEENKVLKSHLDDYASLQVELSELRRHNEELQGSLDLQDDPEIYDFSLRSAMMISRSPDRWTEYIGINKGAVHGIEQDMAVMTSKGLIGKVRNVSQLTSTVQLLSDQDRTNRISAMVDGEEAVFGFIEGISDETGYLQFTKIDIDAEIEEGMTVVTSGLGGVFPRNLVIGEIVEYEADEFGLTQQAYVKPSADFNQLDYVMVVEREAASLEEDIDPENEDED, encoded by the coding sequence ATGGCCCCATTTTTTTCAAACAAGCGGTTAATTGCGTTGCTTGTCTGCATTATTGTGCTGGTAGCGTTGATCGGGTATTCCATGAGCGAGCGGCGTTCTGCCTCGCTCCCCGAGCAGCTTCTCAATGACAGTATCGGCTGGGTTCAGTCTGCGTTTTCCAGGCCCGCTCACGGTGTAGCGGGTTTCTTTGAGAGCATCAATGATATGCGGACAATCTACGAAGAAAATAAGGTGTTAAAGTCTCATCTGGATGATTATGCGTCGCTGCAGGTGGAGCTGTCTGAGCTCCGTCGTCATAATGAGGAGCTTCAAGGCTCTCTTGATCTTCAGGATGATCCTGAAATTTACGACTTTTCCTTACGTTCGGCGATGATGATCAGCCGTTCTCCTGACCGGTGGACCGAATACATAGGCATCAATAAAGGTGCTGTCCATGGAATCGAACAGGATATGGCTGTGATGACGAGTAAAGGCCTGATCGGAAAAGTACGGAATGTTTCCCAGCTCACATCAACGGTTCAGCTGTTGAGTGACCAGGACCGTACGAACAGGATCAGTGCCATGGTTGACGGCGAGGAAGCCGTGTTTGGTTTTATTGAAGGAATCAGTGATGAGACCGGTTATCTGCAGTTTACAAAAATTGATATTGACGCTGAGATTGAAGAAGGAATGACGGTTGTGACTTCCGGTCTTGGAGGGGTGTTCCCGAGAAACCTTGTGATCGGTGAAATCGTTGAGTATGAGGCGGACGAGTTTGGTCTGACACAGCAGGCTTACGTGAAGCCGTCTGCGGACTTTAACCAGCTGGATTATGTGATGGTTGTGGAACGGGAAGCTGCTTCTCTTGAGGAGGACATCGATCCGGAAAATGAGGATGAGGACTGA
- the radC gene encoding RadC family protein, whose amino-acid sequence MMMIRDVPKSERPRERMLQEGPNALTNQELIALILSSGTKEESVLQLSGRVLRHFDGLKLLKDASINEFIDIHGIGNAKAVQLKAAIELGRRIHNLPTEERYAIRSPEDVANFVMDDMRHLTQEHFVCLYLNTKNQVIYKHTVFIGSLNASIVHPREVFKEAFRYSAASIVCLHNHPSGDSSPSREDIDVTKRLVECGNVLGIEILDHVIIGDQQFVSLKEKGYV is encoded by the coding sequence ATGATGATGATCCGGGATGTGCCAAAAAGTGAGCGCCCCCGGGAAAGGATGCTTCAGGAAGGGCCGAATGCGCTGACAAACCAGGAGCTGATTGCCCTTATTTTAAGCTCCGGAACGAAAGAGGAGTCGGTTCTTCAGTTATCCGGCAGGGTCCTCAGACACTTTGACGGGCTGAAGCTTCTTAAAGACGCTTCGATTAACGAATTTATTGATATTCATGGAATCGGAAATGCGAAGGCGGTTCAGCTGAAAGCAGCCATCGAGCTCGGCCGGCGGATTCACAACCTCCCAACCGAAGAACGCTATGCGATCCGGTCTCCTGAGGATGTGGCCAATTTTGTGATGGATGACATGAGGCACCTTACTCAGGAACACTTTGTCTGCCTGTATCTGAACACCAAAAATCAGGTAATCTACAAGCATACGGTGTTTATCGGAAGTCTAAATGCCTCGATCGTGCATCCGAGAGAGGTGTTCAAAGAAGCGTTCCGCTATTCGGCTGCGTCCATTGTGTGCCTTCATAACCACCCGAGTGGGGACAGTTCACCGAGCCGGGAGGACATCGATGTGACGAAGCGCCTGGTGGAGTGCGGGAACGTTCTCGGAATTGAAATTCTCGATCACGTGATTATCGGGGATCAGCAGTTTGTTTCGTTAAAAGAAAAAGGATACGTTTGA
- a CDS encoding rod shape-determining protein: MFGGFSKDLGIDLGTANTLVYVKGKGVVVREPSVVAIRSDAGTIEAVGNDAKNMIGRTPGNIVAIRPMKDGVIADFDTTATMMKYFIRQALRHRSIFTRKPNVMVCVPSGITAVEKRAVEDATKQAGAREAYTIEEPFAAAIGADLPVWEPTGSMIVDIGGGTTEVAIISLGGIVTSQSIRIAGDEMDDDIVQYVKKTYNLMIGERTAEAIKFEIGSAGKPEDVEDMEIRGRDLVSGLPKTISITAAEISSALEDTVASIVQAVKDTLEQSPPELAADIMDRGIVMTGGGALLRYLDRVLSEETNMPVLVAEEPLDCVAIGTGRALENLHLFRSKAGITVRSNRKG; the protein is encoded by the coding sequence ATGTTTGGTGGTTTTTCAAAGGATTTAGGTATTGATTTGGGTACGGCGAATACGCTTGTGTACGTGAAGGGGAAGGGTGTTGTTGTCCGGGAGCCTTCGGTTGTGGCAATTCGTTCGGATGCGGGAACGATTGAGGCTGTCGGTAATGATGCGAAGAACATGATTGGCCGTACGCCCGGGAATATTGTGGCGATTCGCCCGATGAAGGACGGGGTTATTGCGGATTTTGATACGACGGCGACGATGATGAAGTATTTCATCAGGCAGGCGCTGCGTCATCGTTCGATCTTTACCCGTAAGCCCAATGTGATGGTGTGTGTACCGTCTGGGATTACGGCTGTGGAAAAAAGAGCGGTGGAAGACGCCACGAAACAGGCGGGTGCCCGCGAAGCTTATACAATTGAGGAGCCTTTTGCGGCTGCGATCGGTGCGGACCTGCCGGTGTGGGAGCCGACGGGAAGCATGATCGTTGATATCGGCGGTGGTACTACAGAGGTGGCGATTATTTCTCTGGGTGGTATCGTAACCAGTCAGTCGATACGTATTGCAGGTGACGAGATGGATGATGATATTGTTCAATACGTTAAGAAAACATACAATCTGATGATCGGTGAGCGTACAGCTGAAGCGATTAAGTTTGAGATCGGTTCTGCCGGGAAGCCGGAAGATGTGGAAGATATGGAGATTCGCGGGCGTGACCTTGTAAGTGGTCTTCCGAAGACGATTTCCATTACGGCGGCTGAGATTTCATCGGCACTGGAAGATACAGTGGCGAGCATTGTACAAGCGGTGAAGGATACGCTTGAGCAGTCTCCTCCTGAGCTTGCGGCGGACATTATGGACCGCGGTATTGTGATGACCGGCGGCGGGGCGCTTCTAAGATACCTCGACCGTGTGCTGAGTGAAGAGACGAACATGCCGGTTCTTGTGGCTGAAGAGCCTTTGGACTGTGTGGCGATCGGAACGGGCAGAGCGCTTGAAAATCTTCACTTATTCCGCTCTAAGGCTGGTATCACCGTTCGATCAAATCGGAAAGGGTAA